From Myxococcota bacterium:
GCTCCACGGCGATGCTCACTCCGAGCGTGCCCGGCACGTCCTCGGTGTGAACGACCGTGGCCACGACCACGGGAATCTCGCGTCTGAACTCGGGTGAGAAATCGATCAGGTACTTGCCCGTGCTGACCTGGCGAACGTCGGCGATGCCGTGTGAGTTCTCGCGCAGCTCGCCCAGCGCACTCACCACACCGAATGCTTCCAATGCTCTCTCCATGGCTGCCGGGGCTTCGGCGAGCGCTACGCAAGGCCCGTGCCGCACGGAACGGGGTCCCGGGCGGCCGCGCGCTCCTCACCGTCCGGACCCGGAGTCGAAACACTCCGCACGCGCTCGCGCCAGGAGACAGCCGGTCGGTCTACTTCCCGCGCTCGATGCCGAACGCGTCCATCAGCGTGTACACGTGCGAGCGAACCAGATCCAGGCGCCGCGCCGTCTCCGACACGTTCCAGTGCGTCTCGCGCAGCGTCTTCTGCAACAGCGCGCGCTGGAACTCGCGGGTTGCCTCCTGGAACGTGGTCGCCTCGGGCTCCAGGTCGCGCTCCGCGCCCGCCGCGCCCGGAAACAGATGGGAGACCTCGATGCGCAGCGCGCGCTGGCCGTTCGCGCGGATCGCCGCCGCCTCCACGGCGTTCGACAGCTGACGCACGTTGCCCGGCCACTCGGCGGTCTCGACCGCGCGTACCGCCCGAGGCGAGAGCTCGAGCCGGGCGAAGCCGTGCTTCCTGCACGCCTGGTCGGCGAGGTGGCGCGCCAGCGCCGCGACGTCACCGGTGCGCTCGGCCACGGTCGGCATGCGGATCGGCATGACCGACAGCCGGAAGTAGAGGTCCTCGCGGAAGCGCCGTTCTGCGAGCGCGCGCGCGAGGTCGGTGTTGGTGGCAGCGATCACGCGCACGTCGGCGAACGACGGCTCGGCCGAGCCGAGCGCGTAGTACTGCTTCGACTGGATGAGCTGCAAGAGCTTCGCTTGCGCGTGGTGCGGAATCTCGGCGATCTCGTCGAGAAACAGCGTGCCGCCTTCCGCCGTGGACACCTTGCCGCGCTGCGGGCGGCGCGCGGTCGAGTGTGCGCCCGCGAGCGCGCCGAACAACTCACTCTCGATCAGGTCCTGCGGGAGCGTCGCGCAGTTGATCTCCACGAACGGCCCGGCGCGGCGCGGGCTGTTGCGGTGGATCAGCTCGGCCAGCTGACTCTTGCCCGTGCCCGACTCACCGGTCAACAGGACGGGGACGTCGAGCGGCGCGAGCAGCGCGGCCTGGCCGAGCGCCGCTGCGAGTGCCTCGCTGCGGCCCACGACGCCCTCATAGGAGAACGACGCCGGCACGGCCGCGAGCGCGTCGCCTTGCGCCTCCTGCGGCTGGCGCTCGAGCAGCGAGTGCGCGAGCGGCGCCAGGTGGCGCGCGAACAGCTCGACCCAGCCGCGCTCGGTCTCCGACCACGACTCGCCGCGCGTGGCACCCGCCAGGTACACCACGCCCTGCACCGGATCGCGGCCGATCGGCGCGCACAGCACGGCCTCGATCCCGCTGGCGCGCACGCTCTCGCGCCCGCCGAAGCGCGGATCGAGCAGCGCCGAGGAGGTGGCAATCGTGGCCTGCGTGGCGATCGCCTCGGCGATGATGCCGCGCGACAAGCTGCGGCGGATGTCGGCGACCTCTTCCGGCCCGCAGCCCTGGCTCATCCACCACACCGGCTCGGTCGGCGCGAGGCGGGGCTCGCGCAGCTCGAGGTAGCCGCGCGTCGCGCCCGTCAGCTCGAGCACCAGCACCAGCGCCTCGCGCAGGAAGCGCTCGACGTCGCGCTCGGTCGAGAGGTCGAGCAGCCGGCGATGAAAGTCGTTCTCGGTTCGCAGCCGATCGATCTCATCGCCCATCGCCGGCCTCCCGCGGGCAGTCGCTTCCACGAGACACTCGGCCGCGCGGAGTGTCTGGCGGGCAGCGCACGTCGCGGCCGGGGCGCCGCAGCCGCCCGGCACGGGGGTTGCTGTGCATGCGCGCGGTTCGAGATCGAGCTGGCCAAGTCACGGAGCACCAGCATACTCCGGGACCGCGTCCAGCGGAGCGAGAGACAAACCCAAGGGGAGGGCACATGGCCAAGGACATCATCGCGACGAACCCGGTCGACCAGGAATTTCTCACGCAGGTGGCAGCCGAAGACAGCGACGAGATCCTCACCGAGGCGATCGGCGCGGTGCTGTGGAGGATCGTCTCGGCGAATGCAATCTCGAACGGCACCAAGCTCGCGGTGCCCCGCGACGTCATCGACGAGGGCCGGAGCCTGAGCCGGGGGCCCATTCTGACCTACGTCCAGACCCACCAGACGATCGACATGACGCAGGTCGAGACGTGCGCGAGCCAGGCGGGCTCCAAGTCGGCCGACTACACGCTGGCCGCCAACCCCGACGCAACCGCGATCACGGCCAAGGCCTTCCACGAAGCCTGGGACGAGATCTCCAAGCGCATCCGGCGCGCCCGGCTGGTCGCGGGGTTCGCCTGCTGAGCCTGTAGCTCTCCAGCCGAGCCGTTGCGCTCACGCTGACTCAGCCGGCCCGTGTATCCTGTTGCGGGGCCGACTGGGGCGCGCGCGCGTTGGCGATTTCGGGCTGGATTCTCGCGACGATACTCGGAGCTTGCGCGAAGGTCGCGGCGGGCATGGCTGCGGCCTTGATCCTCTTGCTGTCGGGCGCGCGCACGGGCGAGAGTCTCTCGCCCTGGGTGTCTCTCGTGCAGATGGCCGCGTTCAGCGCGGTGGCGCTGCCGCTCGTGCTGGGCTCGCGACGCGACTCACGGCCGGCGCTGCTCGGGGCGACGTTCGTGGTGGTGGCGTCGTCGTTCGCGCGCCGGCCGCTCGACGCCTGGCTCGCGACCAGCGGGCCGCCCTGGTGGCTCGCGCTGCTCGCGCGGCTGCAGATCGATGCGCTGTTGCCCGCGCTGGTGTGGCGTTTCTTCGCGGAGTTTCCCCGCAACCCGCTCGACTCGCCCAGCGTCCGCGGCATCGCGCGCGCGGGGTTCGCCGTCTCGGCCGCGGTCGGCGTGGCCCTCCTGGTCGTGAACGCCGCGTTCGCGTTTGCGGACCTCGAGCCACTGGCGCGTCTCGACGCGCGCGGTGCCGGCAGCAGCTACTGGACGATCACCTACGGTCTCTTGCTGCCCGCGCTGCCCTTCGCGCTGTGGCGCACGCGGCGGGCGGAGGCCGACGAGCGCCGGCGCGTCGCCCTGCTGATGGCGGGAACGCTGGTGTGCGCCACGCCGGTCGCGGGCCTGATTTTGCTCTACGCGGTGTCACCGGCGGCCGCGGCGTGGATCCGCCAGCCGGACCACCTGCCGCTCGTGCTCGGCCTGGTCGAGCTCATGATCCTCGCGATCCCGCTCAGCGCCGCGTACGCGGTACGTGTCGACCACGCGCTCGAGCTGCGGCTGGTGCTGCGGCGCGTGCTCGAATACGGGCTGGCGCGCGCGGTCGTGGCGCTGGGTGTCTCGCTGCCGTTCGTCGCGCTGGCGGTTCACTTGTACCGCCATCGCACGGAGACCATCGAGCAGCTGGTACAGGGTACGGGTGGCATCGCGCTGGGCCTGGCGATCGCGGCGGGGGTGCTGGGGCTGGTCCTGGGCAGACGCGCCGTGGCCGTGCTCAACCGCCTCTTCTTCCGCTCCCCCTACGACTCACAGCAGGCGCTCGTGGACCTGGCGGTGATCAGCACGGTCTCGGACAGCGCCGAGAGCTTCGCGCGCGACGTGGGCCGCAAGCTCGGTGACACGCTCCAGCTCGAGGGCGCCGTGCTCATGGTGCAAAGCCCCGCGCGCGGGCAGTTCGAGGACCCGCTGAAGATCCGGCGCTCGCTCGACGCACACTCCGAGCTGGCCACGTTCCTGGCCAACGCGTCCGCGCCCGTGCGCATCGACCTCGAGAACCGCTCGTCGTCGCTGAGTGCGCTCGCCGCGAGTGACCGGGAGTGGCTCGCGGACAGCGGCGCCGAATGGATCGCCCCGGTGCGCACGGCCGACGGCAGCGCGCTCGGCCTGGCGGTGCTGGGCGCCAAGCGCAGCGGCCTGGAGTACGCGCGCCACGACCTCGAGCTGGTGCGGGGCGCCGTCGCGCAGGCGGGGACGGGCCTCGAGAACGTCATCCTGCGCACGCGGCAGCCGCAGGAGCCGCTCGATTCCTCCCCCGACGCGACCTGGGACCGGCGCGTGGCTCGTGAGTGCCGCGCCTGTCACCGCATCCACCCGCCCGAGTCAGTCGCC
This genomic window contains:
- a CDS encoding sigma 54-interacting transcriptional regulator, with product MGDEIDRLRTENDFHRRLLDLSTERDVERFLREALVLVLELTGATRGYLELREPRLAPTEPVWWMSQGCGPEEVADIRRSLSRGIIAEAIATQATIATSSALLDPRFGGRESVRASGIEAVLCAPIGRDPVQGVVYLAGATRGESWSETERGWVELFARHLAPLAHSLLERQPQEAQGDALAAVPASFSYEGVVGRSEALAAALGQAALLAPLDVPVLLTGESGTGKSQLAELIHRNSPRRAGPFVEINCATLPQDLIESELFGALAGAHSTARRPQRGKVSTAEGGTLFLDEIAEIPHHAQAKLLQLIQSKQYYALGSAEPSFADVRVIAATNTDLARALAERRFREDLYFRLSVMPIRMPTVAERTGDVAALARHLADQACRKHGFARLELSPRAVRAVETAEWPGNVRQLSNAVEAAAIRANGQRALRIEVSHLFPGAAGAERDLEPEATTFQEATREFQRALLQKTLRETHWNVSETARRLDLVRSHVYTLMDAFGIERGK
- a CDS encoding serine/threonine-protein kinase, which encodes MAAALILLLSGARTGESLSPWVSLVQMAAFSAVALPLVLGSRRDSRPALLGATFVVVASSFARRPLDAWLATSGPPWWLALLARLQIDALLPALVWRFFAEFPRNPLDSPSVRGIARAGFAVSAAVGVALLVVNAAFAFADLEPLARLDARGAGSSYWTITYGLLLPALPFALWRTRRAEADERRRVALLMAGTLVCATPVAGLILLYAVSPAAAAWIRQPDHLPLVLGLVELMILAIPLSAAYAVRVDHALELRLVLRRVLEYGLARAVVALGVSLPFVALAVHLYRHRTETIEQLVQGTGGIALGLAIAAGVLGLVLGRRAVAVLNRLFFRSPYDSQQALVDLAVISTVSDSAESFARDVGRKLGDTLQLEGAVLMVQSPARGQFEDPLKIRRSLDAHSELATFLANASAPVRIDLENRSSSLSALAASDREWLADSGAEWIAPVRTADGSALGLAVLGAKRSGLEYARHDLELVRGAVAQAGTGLENVILRTRQPQEPLDSSPDATWDRRVARECRACHRIHPPESVACGTCGEPVADISLPYCLLGKFQLDRRIGSGAMGVVYLATDLALYRSVALKTLPRTSPEESVRLRREARAMAAIAHRHLALIYGVERWRGTPLLILEYLERGTLGERLARSRLAPDEAVGLGIALMEALAHVHGAGMLHRDVKPSNIGFRADGTPKLLDFGMARIFQKRDELVNASVRQIDARLSNVSLLGPALVGTPIYMSPEALRGDPPTVDFDLWSSAVVLYEAIAGRHPFERAAWADTLDAIFHAVPDELAACAPGCPAPLSLLVADCLSRDRKRRPSSALEVRERLVALTHSA